The region atgtaaatcctatagtcttatattttttctttctactttattttattttatttacaccaGCAGGTGCGATATGTCACCATATAacgcttatttaaattatttactgtttgtcctctgattctgtgaaagcggtggtattattttgtagcatcgGTCACCGTTTCAAATATATACAAgtctattttttttcacataaaaagtaaaactacaactttttttttctgtcattgtcaCAGTAGAAactttctgttattaaaaaagcAAGATCTACTTTGTGACAACCAAACCCATACCCCAGTGCGGgacaggttgtcacaggtgaccggcgcattttcaaccgtctaaatatcatatttggaataaagttatgctggaaaagaaaaaaaaaaaaaaaaaaacaaaaaaaacaaaaacaccaatttGTACGTGAaaagttattcttcaatatagcgaggaacagaacctcgcagAATGTCACCAGATTGAAGAAAATAACAGAGTAAAAAGCGTGACAACCAACCCCCGCCTGACTTGTGAATTTGTACTTGTGCTAGTGAGATATTGCattacttatttacttatgtatttatttatttatttggcagccACGTTTCTTTATCCAACACTGTCATTATTTAACGTTTTTATGTACTTACATGCTATTTGTTTAAATACCGTATACAACATGTGAGATCATATCAGTTTATATGTTACTTAGTACTTAATACATACacttttattaatattagtaaattgcttaaacacaacaacaaaaaagtaatcCTTAATAACCTTAAGCTTCAGATTCCTGTTTCGTTTTTGCTGTCTGGGCCTCCACTATGTAGAAATGGGTTTgtgctatttttaattaatttaaataatttaaaaaaacggttaaaagtttaatttattttaaattacattacttTTCGAGCAAAAagtatgtgttgttattttgctATAGCTGATTGGCGTCATGGTTGCTACTTTTAGAGATAGATAAACGCGTACTTGCATTAACAGTTGTTCAAATTAGGTTGAGGAAATATTTAAACCAAAGATATCTCACGGAATCCATCGAAGACGGTGCTAGAAAAGCACGTAGATGTGTTCAGTGTGTGCGTACAGTAAACACTCCCGGAGCAGCAGTCACCCCGGTGCCTTTTCAGAGGACAATAGATAACCTGCGATCCTAGCCCTCGGTAACAGTTCAGCATAACAGACAAAAATACGCACTGCTAAACTTGTGAGATTTCACaaaacattttctaacaaaatcaGTGGTCACTCATGAATTACAGAAATAATTCCTTCCACAATAAATGCCATACTATATCAACTAAATCTCTTTATACAAGGCACATATAATGTtcgttatttaaatataatatatcaattatatatatatatatatatatatatatatatatatatatatatatatatatatatatatatatatatatattactgtctaAACCTATTTATAATTAGAAACCAacatgtaagtaaaaaaaaaaaaaaatacctgcagcAGACTCTGGGGTAGTAGCTTAGGGATATCTCGGTTGACTGATTTCTAAACTGCAAGTTGGACAATACATGGTAACTAAAACAGCCAGGTTTTTACAATGACCTCATTTATACACACCCGCATGTTGATAAGCACCTGTCACCACCTGATGCCTCTTCACATGTGAAGCAATGATCAGTTATAGCACTGTATGACACAAACAGACTGCAAACAGATGCCTGCTCAAAGTGCTTATTTACAAGTACAGCAGCTCAAAGACCAACCTGCTGCACATTCCATTTTATAGCAAATATTGCAGTTAATCCAGTGGTTTACATGGATTTCTATGGGTGTTTCAAATATGActaattgtttttaatgcataaaaCTGGATTTTAAGGAGAATATATTACTATAACAATGACAGTAAATCTTGTATCCTAACCTAATCTGACATTGAACCTGCAGTGTGCCACAATCATGACCACCTTTGTATTAACAGATTTACATAACATTTGAAAGTGCACAGCTTGGATTCTTACTTTTCCGCAGTCAAATATGAGTCATGGCCTCTGTTTGGGGATCTACTGCTGAACCTGAATTCACTGATGTCTGTTTACCAGTGGTTTTGCCTCAGGTGATTTTTACTGTCAGAAAGCAAAGCTAGCTTTCGTGGATTTGTGTTCAAACTTCCTCTTGCTTTTACCTGCATCAGCAGGAGGTTATAGTTTCAAGTTGCAGCTCACAAAGCAatgcaacacaaacagaaatgtatAAAAAGTTAGTTGCCTTTATTCAAATTTTAATTTTGGTAGAGAAAGTAGCCTCTGTGAAAGAGTACAAGAATGAATCAATAACAACctttataaatatattgaaaatatatcaATTGAATAGTTCTATGTCTTAAAGTATGTGGTTGTACACCTTTAAGTGAGGGGCACATTTTTACCGATATTTTGCAGATCATCTGACCACTTTTTTATCTTACCTTTATGTTCCCATTTTAGAGCCAACAGGAGTGTATCTATAGGCTAACGGAAATGCCTTACAAGCTGTTATTGCCAGTGCTAGAGTGTTGGCAAAATGACAGATATTTACTTTGAAACACTGCTGGTCCTTTTATCTGTTTACTAATATTTTTGAAGAGTACTTGCTCTTTTTGTACATATGAAATGTATTTGTCAGTTACCTGAGTACCTCTGGATGTAACAGCTGGAGAGTGGAATTAGTGCCTCCCCTCACAGAAATGTGCTTCCCTGCTGTGGGTCTCTCATGCTCttttagggggggggggtcccccagCCAGGATGCCAATGACACATTGACTGCTTTTTGGATTAGGGGAATGTCAGCAGGACAAGTATTTCAATTCTTTATGATAACCTTAGAGGCGGATTTAATCAGGAAACACTGTGGCTGCCTTATATTCCTGTACTATGACGGCTTTTAATGAGATGTAGGTGTAATTAGTAGATGTTTCTACGGTTCAGAGGAGCTAATTGGATGATAAAACAATGGCCTGTTTGTAGGCAGACCTTTATATCCCTGACTACTTTTGATTGGACCAAAGTTTATCCAGGCTTATTACATATTTCCACTGGAGGAAATGGATATTGATAAGAAGCAAAGTTGTCTATATATGTTTACAAAGAGCATATGTTTACAACCTATTTTTACCTGATCAAGAGACGTGTGTTGTTCCGAAAGCTTGGGCAGACATAATGATACCCAAGCTGgtccaaataaaatatattaaaggaaaaaaatgaacTACTGCAATACTTTAATAAACAAAGCTGTGATTGATTACCATGGGACACGGATATAACAGTGGGCATGGCgttgtgttgctgttttatgTTTGCAGTTCAAGCTTTGCCCATTTGAAATGGTAATTTGTGAAATAGTTCTATTTTTTTAGTTTGGTGGTTGTCAGGAGGCTATGTGAAATGAATTCTGTTTCTCCCGGTCTAGCTCCCAGTGGTAACAAAACTTTTCAGTCAGGCAACAAAACAGTTAAACCTAGCTCAATGTCCAAAATTCCTACACCTCCGATGTCCCTGGTTTTAACGAGAATAACCAAACCCAGCTGCTCCTGGTCAGCCCAAAGTTTAATGTACCCAGATCGTGTTCTTATTATTAAGATGATGCAGCCAGAGACTGACTTAAAACTCCAACAGTGTTCACATTTCCAAGCCAACCCTGGCTCAGCTAAATTCGGTTTATGATGTCATGTGGAGATGTCCAAGACTTTCAGCTTGCCCAGCTGTTCCTTGAGAAGTAGAGCTACGGGCAGGGAAGGAAGGCAGACAAGTGTCTCCAAGGTTAAGAATCATTGCAACTTGAAGATTCTTGTTAACAGCTCAAAAACGTTTCTCACCAACTGGAGCAGGTAAGTGATTGCCGGCCAGTATGTTAATTGGACtttattgtattgaaagacaaatTAACGTATTCTATAAACAATATTTCCCCAAATGATTTTTCACAGCTACAAAGTTCACAGAATTCGGGCTGCTCCTCTAGTTTTTGACAGGTCTTTGAAGAAGACAGCAAAATCATTCTCTAGCCATCTTTGAATGAATACAAAGTTATGTCAATTATATGAAGACTTTCATGGAGTACCAAATTGAAATTGGCCAGTTGGAAGATTAAACAATCTTAGTTATAAATCTGTAAGAATAGTTGAAGACTATTTGGAAAGTATTAGAAAACTTATCTTTAACTTTAGTGAGACTTGGGTCTTACAAGGACGAGATCAAAACCTAAAGCTGCATTTCAGAGATTTCTGGAGGGAATACTTCCAACCAAAGTCGAGATTCCCTTGCTTATTGTGCAACCAGTTCAGCTGCTTATTTATGGATTCCGGGGACTTATTAAGATTGGATTTATATGCTGCTTAAGTGTTCTGAAGGAACAATGGTGTAAGAAGATAAGAACAGAGCATACCGATGCTGTTAAACccatgggggggggtgggggggaatcaTTTCTATAATAGGATCTTTCCAATTAGTTTGTTTCATTTGCTTCTACTGAAAAACAGAGCCTAATATGACCTGCTTAAGGATTCCTCATAATTTGAAtgaataaatctgaaaaaatccGGTTTAATTTAACAGGAACCTGATATTGAAGCTGTTTCTAAATCAGGAGGAGCTCTGCTGGACCAGCCTATATATCGACAGATACAatgttgaaaggtcacattgcaCATGATTTGAAACCCAAAGCAAACTCAAAGTAAGCTCACTGCCAGGTAAATATAGAGAGGAAtatgataataacttaatatTAGAGCAACAGAACTACAAACCATGCAGAATGACTGAAAACTTGACTGAATTCTCtttatttaaaaccatgtttgcAAGCACTGTCACTCCGATTTCTCATCTCCCTGTAGTCGCAGTTTGAACCTGCCTTCATATAAAAGCTAGAGGAGAATCCAGCTATATTATTATATTGGATAGAGCTTTATATTAACTGAGCAACAATTACCATTaattgccattttataaaatacaatttcatattattacatttcatgaagtcattttttcttcattttatttcccATCACTAACCTCAATCTTAACCTTAACCTAATCATCAGAGACAATTACTGGCAATTACATGATTAATTACTGTGTTttcacaattacatttatatCATAATAATCTACTTCATAATAAACTTTTCATGAACACCAAATCTTGTGTTTTCTAGaatctgaaaaacacaaaatgaaactttgctattgattttaaaaaaaggaagaaggGTTGAGTTGGATCAAGCCAGAGCCCACTGGAATAAGCCGCAGCTAGACTTTATCTGTTCACAGCACTGGGGAGGTGAAGGTGGTCAGTGAGGTCCAGGGGAATTCCTTGGTGCTGTAACATGCTCTTATACAATCCACCTTATCCTCATTGGGTAGAGATTCACATCAACCCCTAGCAGCCAGAAATAATGCTCTAgtacctttgtttttgtctttcacAGGAGGAAACTTAAAGAATGAATAAGATGCCAGTATCTTACTCAGATCTGGTAAAGGAGAGGAAAGAAAGGGCAAAGGTAGCACATAAAGAGATTGAGGGAGGTAGGTATCTTGCAATAAGCCAGTACTGGTCAAATATGCTAAGGGGGTCATCTTGACTCGTATCACTAGTAATTAAGTTACTGATGTCATAGTTTGTACCTGTTTGGTTTACAGGTGTAGATAACTGTATATAGTGACTGGTAAACGaatttaataaatttaaaaagtacttaTCAAGAAGGGTTTAATAATGTGTTGTGCAATTTTAGCTGGGAGTTTTTAATTATTAAGCACAACCTCCTTTGATATTTAGTCACTCTTTTTCACAGGTGTAtaatatgtaaacaaatatgatttaAGTACGTGGTGGAAGCAACAGAAACAATGTTAAGACTTGTTAGgtgtgtgcattttcattttgactgAGATATTTCATTGGATTGTAGGTGGCTTAGCTCATCAAAATATGACTCTGACACATGTTTTATATTGGACTGCTGATGCCATGTGTGTGCAGCAAAGTAACACAAATAAATTTCCATCTTCAGTCCAGACTTACAGTCCTTTAAAGTGTGCTTACACAATATCTATTTATAAGCCTGTTTCCCATGCAACCACTCtcccacaaacaaacacacacacacacatgctgttatGACGTTTGTGAGGGCCTCTTTAAAAGGGTCTTTTTTACAGCCTGCAATAAATCCTCTATAATAAATTAGTTTATTATACTGTACTTCTATGGAGTCACCTGTACAACAGTGTAGATCAGGTTCTAAGGAAAAATGATACGACAAAAGTTTGGCAACATTTGTATCCTTTGCGTAAAAATCAGGATCTAAGAGAAAACTTTTCTGACCCTTTTTACATTAAAGATGgagtaaataactttaaaaaaacagttgacTAAGCTCAGTTGTACTTTAAGTCAATGGATAAATTGTTTATTTCACCTCAAAAACAAACAGTCAGCGGTTCATCCTGCCATTTCCAAGAGAATTGTGGAAGCCCTCTATGTTGATGCTTTCCAGAATTATTTTGGCAACTGTGTGTGCAGCTGTCCACACTGATGTGCTTGGCAGTAAACTTACAATTGCAGAATGGGAAGGATGAAATAAATCCACTGAGCCATCAAATAGGCTTTACAGCTCCACCTGTTATAATCAAGATCATGTTTACCAGTCAACACTCCTTAAACTTGTAGATCGCTGACCAAGTGTTGATCATAAAGGGTCCATTTTTATgaactcagtttatttattattattattaccatataCTCctcaaggtgctggaaggtgtcccGAGGCATGTTAAtctattcagtcattaatatttcaacCAGTTGGGGGAGAGAGGTAGGCAGAGCATCATTGTGACAAAtgcattcttcaatttcaatatgcTGCATTTGATTGAGATTTGGGGTTGTCATGGCCATgcaagatgcctgaagtctctatCATGCTCTTAAAACCATTCACACACAAATCTAGTATGGTGGATGCATTCATTAGTGTTGAAAGTGGCCATCTCTATCAGGGTAAAAGTGCAGTATTGTTGGGTTGACTTAATCCGCAGTAGTTTTATAGTGCTGCAGAGATGACACATTATATACTGTCCCTTTAAGAGACATCATGTTCCCTTAAACTGGTCGCAAAgtgttattgtatatttaataGGGACTATCCACCAATGTGTAATTTGTAAATGTAGactttaaatttaataaaaaatacagtaatacaagtaACTAACTCAGATTTTACATGGCAAGTTTAAAAATGAGGCACTGTGTCTTCTCAATTTTAGACCACTTGAACCTGGGGAAGAAGATCAGTGTCCCCAGGGATGTGATGATGGAGGAGCTGGCCTTGCTTTCCAATAAGGGGTCGAGGATGTTTCACGAGAGGCAGAAACGGGTCGACAGGTTCACTCTGGAGAACATGAAAGAGGGGCCTCTCACTGTGAGTAGCACTGTTTTTTCAAAACTTTCCCTATTGTGTACACCAATCATTCAGCCATGATGCAGTCATATAAATTCAAGAAATAAAAGGgataaaatagtaaaaaacagGCATTTGACCAAGGCATCTAACCACTGTTCTGTAGAGCATATCTTTAAACACTAACAGCTGGTTTACAGGCCCACATTAAAGTTTAATGGGAGGTTATGCAAGCACAGCATAGTTTTTGTGGGAGGTATTTTAAATCAATGAGCATCTAAAACACCCACTTACTCTCGTCCATAATTCACTAACCTCCCTTTTCCGAAAACCTTGATTAACActgattagtgctaatcaagaTCTACATAACCAGCCTTAAATCAAGAGATTTAGTAGAGCTGTCATTTCAGTTAGTCTTTGACATCAATGGTGCAACAGATTAGTTTGTTGTCCTAAAGTTAGACTGGGGGGGAGTCATGGGCTCTGGTAATACTACATTTCTACAAGTTATCTGTGGTACAAACTATTGAGAGCAAGAGCAATATCCAGCCCATTGATCTTGTTAAAGTAATTGATTTCttatatgtaaattatgttttgtacAAGGTTCAGAATGGCACTCAGCTATTGTCAAACAGCGGGAAAGAGAATTTCAGAACAGAGATCTATGTCGAGCAACCTGGCAAAGGTGATTTCCTCTCAACACTGAAGAAAAAAGCAGCTAAAAAAAGCGGAAACCCAAACTCCATTGCACCAGGTAATCAGGGCTCAGATCCCAGATTTAAAGTTTTccgtttttttaaataaaaaaagcacttctACTGGAATgctcaacactttacaaaacttTTACTGAGAAGCTTTATCAGGACTATAGGCCTAATAGGGGAGATCTGGTTCAAAGCTGAACTCACCTGGGATGTGTAACCACAGGGGCCCATCTAGGAATTTTCTAGATAGGAACATCTGACTCTCTCTCGACCTCTAAACTTTGAACCgcaaattaaattttaattttattatgtgtGTAACCACTGAGAACAAGCCAGTTTGTTAATGGTTTTCAAGTATTTCTCCTGGGTCAGGTGTTGTACAAGTGCTAGTTTTAGAATGAATAAAGATAATGATCTGGCAACATGACTGAAAATTCTTGCCTACAAAACTTCAAACATGTTTTAGTTAACTGATTTAAGAGATTTAGCAATGCTTCAGTACTACACCtcaaatggatttttaaaaatgtgttaaacccAATTTATTATAACCtgataataacaatattattaacGTGACATGCACCTTCATTAATGTTGTGTAGCTAATACACTGGCAGGAACCTTTGTGACTCTGCGAACCAACCCCAAGGACCTGAATGTATCCACGTTCCCTTAACTGTATGTATGTGATGGAATTCAAGCCTTTTAGaacaggtttcactgtatttgtttCATTAGGGTACTCTGGACCCCTGAAGGAAATCCCACATGAGAAGTTTAACATCACAGTTATCCCCAAATCCTACCAGTCACCTTGGAGGGAGTCCCTTACTGATACAGAGGAGCTCCTGCATTCCCTGAACCAACAGCTCCCAGAGCCTCCCCAGAAACCAGAGTTCAGGTGCTTCAATAGGTAAGACGCTCCCGAGTGTCCCACTCATTGCCTATAAAGACAGGATTGACTGACCTGGGGGTTCTTTGATAAATGAGTTTTGGCGGCTCCAGCAGACAACCCAATCCACATTAAAATAACAGAGCTCAACAGGTTATGCTTGTGACTAACTGCTTAGACTTCCAGAGGTTACTTCTCTCATCATTGTATTTCAAAGCTGGTCAGTCATTATTACAAGGTGGTTTGTTGGTTATAGCAAttacaatgtgaaaaaaaggtTCAAAAGTAGCTAGAAATGCATTGGTAGGAAATTTATtctaaaatcaacattttattacCCAATCTTTTTCCTTTTCCAATTGCATTTCTTTCAAGACCGTGAATGGCAATTCACCATAGGCAAGGCATTGAAAAATATGACTGCACCAATGCTATACCACTTAAATTCATCATGCTGTTTAAGACAAAACGCCCCATGCACCAGAAACCAGCTCTTAACCCGTTTACAGTTGTATTAGGTTTCGTGTAAGAAAATCCTTGTTTAAGAAGTGAGTGAATAGATCCACTCTGAACCAGTGAACTGGTTGTGCAGTAACATCACTGCTTCACCCTTGGGATACCTTACTTCAGCATTAAATTCACTCAGTTGACTGCCAAGCTTCTTTGCCTAAGCATggtactttttattatttctgtggaACATCTGCTTCTTGACTTCACACTGCCTGTATTGGGATTCCCCATTCAGACCTTGTGTTTCTGAAAATTGAACTCGACATTGACAGAGGGGCCAGATTCTATTTAAACCTCAGCAGAAATCTGACACTGTCCAACACTGCCAACCTTTCAGCTCCTCCAGGCTGCATGATTTTATACGATACTGAATAACGTAGACGGCACAAAGTAACACAAAAgtctgttcaataaaaaaaatttttttttatatatatatatatatatatatatatatatatatatatatatatatatatatatatatatatatatatatatatatacacacacacacacattgtaatatTCATGGAGTTATGGAATCTCATCCCTTCCATAAATAATGGAATATCTGAACACAAccaatataaattacattttataagaataaagcaaaagaaaagcaattctggtattttttatatttaaaaaatcaagtaGTGTTTCAGATATTAAAACAGAAAGTTCTGTGGTGAGTTTCCTAACGTTAATTATATAGTTATTCTATAGAATTCCAGATTTCAAGAAGTTTAAGAATGGATATTTAAAAATGCTAACTATGTTTTCCAGAGCGCCTTTGCCTTTTGGAGGAACAGCAGGATACGAGAGGACATTTCCTTTGCCAGGCTTCGAGCTCTCCCATGCACAGACTGAGCCCAATTTAAGCCTGGCACGTATCCTGAACAGACCCAACTTCAACCGTGCACCCAGAGGCTGGGGGGTCTGCTATTCTCCAGAGTCTGCTGAGCTGTAAACCCAGGGATTACGATCTACAAATCAGAGCCATCACATAGAGAAGCACTGCCTCCCTATCTTACTCTTTAAAACCCTCATAAGCAAGACCATTCAAAATATAAACTCTATTCAATTAGCAACTGAACATTTTACTGTAAAGATAATGACATCACTATTCACATTAAAAAGGGTCTTGACAAGAGGAAAAGCTTGATGCTTGTTTAATGTTCTAGAAAAGAAATTACTTCAAATAGTCACACTATAAAAATTATCTTTCTTCTGGTCATTTACACATGTAACATCAaactaatacaataaaaaattaagTATCTTTAATCTTTAACATGGGCTTCATTAGAAAGATGGTTGGTGTACCCAGCCCTCCCCTCTCCACAAATCACAGTATTGGTacattataattttataatgaaCTGTCCCAGTGAAATTATGGTAGTCTGTAGAAAGTTTTACAGACTCCacatattttatttgcaaatgttctTTACAGTAGCATAAATATATCTTCAGCTGTGCAGTTCGATGTTGACTAAGCAATCGATACATTACCAGGATAATTATAGGGGTAccaaaaactttaaaaaagacaaagacaGAAACAGGGAGGTTAGGAATTCCCATGTAAGTTGGCATGGGCGCCCATTCGCTGGGGATCCTGGGAAGGGTAGTGGATGGGACCTGGGGCTCTCATGAACTGAGGGGGAGGTGGGGGTGGGCCCATTGAGTGGAACATGGGAGGTCCAAAACCTGTCGGGGAAAGAAGTTTAGAAACCATGATGAAGTTGTTTtgcattaaataaatccattaaacAAAGCTGGgtaaactttaaaatgtaatgcattaggtacaaattgaaaaatgttgtgagCTGGTAGTCTGTATTTACACAGTATGTACACATGCAATTAGTGGACAGTTTTACccaaaactgattttaaatgttctaCTTTATACTTAATGTAA is a window of Polyodon spathula isolate WHYD16114869_AA chromosome 12, ASM1765450v1, whole genome shotgun sequence DNA encoding:
- the LOC121324536 gene encoding myozenin-2-like isoform X2, with amino-acid sequence MNKMPVSYSDLVKERKERAKVAHKEIEGDHLNLGKKISVPRDVMMEELALLSNKGSRMFHERQKRVDRFTLENMKEGPLTNGTQLLSNSGKENFRTEIYVEQPGKGDFLSTLKKKAAKKSGNPNSIAPGYSGPLKEIPHEKFNITVIPKSYQSPWRESLTDTEELLHSLNQQLPEPPQKPEFRCFNRAPLPFGGTAGYERTFPLPGFELSHAQTEPNLSLARILNRPNFNRAPRGWGVCYSPESAEL
- the LOC121324536 gene encoding myozenin-2-like isoform X1 is translated as MNKMPVSYSDLVKERKERAKVAHKEIEGDHLNLGKKISVPRDVMMEELALLSNKGSRMFHERQKRVDRFTLENMKEGPLTVQNGTQLLSNSGKENFRTEIYVEQPGKGDFLSTLKKKAAKKSGNPNSIAPGYSGPLKEIPHEKFNITVIPKSYQSPWRESLTDTEELLHSLNQQLPEPPQKPEFRCFNRAPLPFGGTAGYERTFPLPGFELSHAQTEPNLSLARILNRPNFNRAPRGWGVCYSPESAEL
- the LOC121324536 gene encoding myozenin-2-like isoform X3, coding for MMEELALLSNKGSRMFHERQKRVDRFTLENMKEGPLTVQNGTQLLSNSGKENFRTEIYVEQPGKGDFLSTLKKKAAKKSGNPNSIAPGYSGPLKEIPHEKFNITVIPKSYQSPWRESLTDTEELLHSLNQQLPEPPQKPEFRCFNRAPLPFGGTAGYERTFPLPGFELSHAQTEPNLSLARILNRPNFNRAPRGWGVCYSPESAEL